The following is a genomic window from Geoalkalibacter halelectricus.
TCGGCGATCAGGCCGGGTGGATTGACGGCGAGCAGCACCACCACGAGGGCCATGACCAGGGTGGCGCCCTTGGCGACCTTCACGCACTGGCTCTGGCTGGCGTTGGGGTTGAGCAGGCGAAAGTAGATGTCGTAGGAAAAGGCCCCGGCGCCGGTGATGAGCAGTCCGGTCACGGTGGAGAAGGCGGCGGCGATGGCGGCGGTGGCGATGATGCCGGTGAGCCACAGCGGCAGCCCGACCCATTCGCCCGCCATGATGACGACGATGTCGGCGGTTTGGCGCGCGGTTTCGGCATCCGGAACGATGCCGCGGCGCGCCTGCCAGATGCGGGCGAAGATGGCGTAGGCCGGGGCGCTCCAGTACAGCAGGCCGATGAAGAAAATCCCCCACAGCACGCTCCAGCGAGCGTCGCGCAGATTGGGGGCGGTGTAGAAGCGCGACAGCACATGCGGCAGGCCCGCGGTGCCGACCATCAGGGTGAAGGCCAGGGCGCACCACTGTAGAACACCGGCGTGGGCGAAGGGCTGGGTGAAGGCGCCGCGGGTGTGGCCGCTGAGTTCCTGCAACGCGGTGCCGTAGCCGAACTGGGGCACCAGCCAGAAAAAGTCCATTTTGGCGGCGATGAACATCAGCGGCACGATGAAAAAGAGAATCAGCACCGTGTAGTGAAACTTCTGGTTGCGGTTGGCGCCGAGGGTTCCGGCCAGCACGATGTAGGTCATGACCACCACCGCTCCCAGCAGCAGGGATTGGGTGTAGTCGAAGCCGAAGATCCAGGAGAAGATCAGGCCGATGCCCTTGTACTGGGCGACGCAGTAGATCAGCGAGATGATGATGGCGATGATGGCCGAGAGCAGGCGCGCCGCCGGCGAATCATAGCGCTCCTCGACGAATTCGGGCGCGGTGAATTTGCCGAAGCGCCGCAACTGGCCGGCCAGCAGGATGAGCAGCAGAACGTAGCCGCCGGTCCAGCCGATGACGTAGGCCAGGGCGAAATAGCCCTGGAGATAGAAGATGCCGGCTATGCCGAGCAGGGAAGCGGCGCTCATCCAGTTTGAGGCGATGGAGGCGCCGGCGCCGACCACCCCGGTGGTGCCGCCGGACACGGGATAGTACTCGCTGCCGCCGCGGATGCGGTTGAACAGACCGGCGGCCAGAAACGCGCCCAAGGTGAGAAACAGAATCAGGGCCGGGCTCCACTTGAACCCCTCAAAAGTCATGGCGGGCTCCTACTTGCGCGGACGATAGATGTGGGTGAGGCGATCGATGAAGGTGTTGAAAAGAAAGCACAGCACGATGAACCAGACGATGAGGAAATGCCCGCTGTACCAGAAATGAAAGGGAAAGCCGAACAGGCTCAGGTCGGTGATAAAACCCTCGCCCTCGGGGGTGCGGCTGGTCCAGGAAAGCATCAGTTGAAAGCCGAACGTGAACACCGCCCAACTGGTCAGCAGCACCCAGATGTAGAAGACCTTCTGGCGCATGTAACCGGGGCGGGGACGAAAAAAATTGACGCGGTAATCATCGGGGGGCGTTTGGGGCTGGGATTCGCGGCTGCTCATGGAAATCCTCCAAAGCCGACAGGCAAGGGGCCGGGCCCGAGAATGGTTTGGCGTGAGAAAAACTTTACCATAGCCGCGGCGAAGTGAGAAGTCGGCTAGACATTTTGCTTGCTCGGGGCGCTGTCTTGAGGGGTGCCGGGAGCATCGCCCTTGATGATTTCGCGAATGACGCTGGTGGCATAGCTGCCGCGCGGCAGCTCGAAGCTCACCTCCAGAGCGTCCGCAAGTGGTGTTACCTCGGCTTGCCCCAGGGGCACGCGCAGGGGACGGCGTTCGCCCTCCATGGTCAGGCCGGCCGGCAGGCGAAAGGATTCCAGGCGCAGCCGCGCGTGTTCCAGCAAGCTTTCTTCGAGCAACCCGGCCTGAGCGGTGGCCAGGCGCACCTTGGTGCCGAAGAGCGGTCCGGAGGGGCTGATCTCGAAGCGATCGGCGCGGGGCTGCTCGCGGCTGGGATCCTCTACCGAAAAGCAGGCACCCTTGCCGTGAATATAAGCGAGATCCCCGGCCCAGAGCACATCGAGGCTCCCAAGCCGCATGGCGACCAGGCGGTCGAACAGCCAGGATTGGCAGGCGGAGAGAAACAACCGCAGTTTGCGCCGCGGAAAGCCCAGGACGGCCTGGCGTGCCTCCGCGCCGTCGCGCAGCGCCGCCACCAGGCGGCGTTCATCCGCCATGCGCCTGGGCAGGGCGTTGAGGGCGGTGGCGAAATCCCCCTCCCAAAAGGCCTGGGCCGCCAGTCGCCAGCGCCGATCCTGGATGCTTTGCGGGTCGCCGAGGATTTGCCGGGCCGCTTCGGCGAAGTCTCCGGCCACCAGGGCCTGCCCGACCCGATGATTGTTGTTGAGCACTCCGTAGCGCTGTTCCCCGAAGTAGTTGGGCACACCGACTTGGGTGAGGACGTGGAGCACGTCGCGGGCGACCTCCAGGGCGTCATCGGCGACTCCGCGGATGCGGATGCGAAAGCGGTTGCCCGCCAGGTGGCCGAGGCGCAGCTTGTTGCGGTGGTAATCGGCCTCAAGCACCCGCAAACCGGGCACGTTGAGGCCGGCGAGTTGCTCGCGACGCCCGCCGGGCACGGATATCCATTGGCGGGTCAGGGCGCGCGCGTCCTTGAGGCCGGCATAGCCAAGATCGCGCTCGCGCACCTCAAAGGCCTGGGCGAGATGGCGCAGCGCCTCCAGGGTGGTGAGGCCCTTTTTTTCGATGAAGAGATAGAGGTGCTCGCCATTTCCGCAAGGGGTATAGAGCGGAAGTTCCTCGACCTCAAAGTCCTCGGGCGTTTCCTTGATGAGTCCGCCGGTACCGGGAAAGTGCGCGCTGAGAAAGGGATTCACGGGCCCCCCGCGCACCAGTGGAGGCGAAAGCCCGGCTGGATGCGCGGCGGCTCAACCTGGGCCGCTGCCTGGGGGCGGCGCCGGAAATGCACGAAATAAATGGGCTCGCCGCGTTCGAGAAAACGCTCCATGTATTTGGAGCGCGGATAGTCGGGCAGTTCCTCGACCACCGCGGACTCCCGCGCGCGCTCAAAACAAGTGGTGTCGTCGAGAAGAGCAGCCACGTCCCGGGCATAGTCCTGCACGTCGGAGGCGAAGTACAGCGCGCCCTCGGGCCGCAGGGCGTAGCGCAGCAGGGACAGGAATTCAGCGTTGACCAGGCGCCTGCGCCGATGGCGTTTTTTCGGCCAGGGATCGGGGCAATTGATGAAAATCTCGCTCAAGGAACCCGGCGCCAGATGCTGCGAGAGAAGCTGGCGCGCCTCGGCGCGCGCCACGCGTACGTTGGAGAGCCCCTCGTCGTGCAACTTGCGGCAGGTTTTGTCGCAGCCGCGATTGAAGATGTCGATGGCCAGGTAATTGCGCTGGGGGTTGCGGCGGGCCAGTTCAACGATGAAGTGGCCGGTGCCGCAGCCGATTTCCAGGGACAGGGGCTGGTCGTTGCCGAACTCCTGGGCCCAGTCGGAGACGCTCTTGATGCGCTCCTCGGAAAAGAAAAAAGGTGAGTTGATCAGGATCATGCGTTGCATAAGGCGAATTCCCTGTTGACGGCTGATGTGCACCGCTTGGGTAACATAATCGCCTCTATTTTGCAATGGCGGCGGTTTCCTCGAGGTGTCGGCAGAACATCTCGGCCACGGGCGTGAGTTGGCGGTTGCGCCGGTGGGTCAGGTAAAAGGGACGCTGCAGGGAGAAATCCTTCAGGGCAACGATGGCCAGGGTGCCGCGGCGCTGTTCCTCGGCAACGGCCAGGGACGAAATGAAGGCAACGCCGATGCCGGCCTTGACGCTCTCGCGGATGGCTTCGCCGCTGCCCAGTTCCGCAACCACGCGCGCCTTATCGAGATCAAAGCCGTGTTCACGCAGGGTCGCGGTGGTCACCGCGCGGGTGCCCGAGGCGCGTTCGCGCAGGAGAAAATCCTGCGCGTGCAAATCAGCGACACCGACTTCGGGTTGGCGGGCCAAGGGGTGGTCGGGGGGGACGGCGAGAACGATTTCGTCGTAAAACAACGCTCGGCATTCCAGGCGCGCGTCCTTGGCCTGGGCGCCGATGATGGCCAGCTCGAGATCGCCCTGCAGCAGGCCGCGCTCAATGTTGCCGGTGCCCGAAATCAGCAGGCTGATCTGGATGGAGGGCACCTCGCGCTTGAATGCGGCGATGCGGCGCGGCAGCAGGTAGGCGCCGGGTATGGTGCTGGCCCCCAGGGCCAGATGGCCGGCAAGGTTGCCGCGGAAATGCTCGATGGCCTGACAGGCCTCGTCCTTGAGGCGCAACATGCGTTGGGCGTATTGGTAAAGAATGCGCCCCGCCGGGGTGGGCAGCACCTCGCGGCCCAGGCGATCGAGAAGTTTTTCCCCGAGCAGCTCCTCCAGGTGGCGGATATGCTCGCTGACCGTCGGCTGCGATAGCAGCAGCACCTCGGCGGCGCGGGTAAAGCTCTTGTATTCGACGGTGCGGCAGAAAACTTCCAGGCGCTTCAGGTCCATGACGACTCCGGCTCAGGGCCTAATTCTTGGCGGCGGGATGGCGATGGGGCAGGTGCGCCGCGAGATCCCGCAGGTCGTTTGCCAGGGCGCGCACATCCCTTTCCTCGGTGTTCCACGAACACATGAAGCGGGCGTGGCCCGATCCGATAAAGGTATAGAAATGCCAGCCCCGCGCCTGCAAGGCCTCACTCAAGGCCGGCGGCATGCTGACAAAGACGGCATTGGCCTGGCGGGGATGGCAAAGGCTTATCCCCGGAATCGCGCTGATTTCGCGCTCGAGGAGCGCCGCGCAGCGGTTGGCGTGAGCGGCATTGTCCAGATAGGCGCCGCTTTGCAACAGGCCGATCCAGGGTGCGGCGAGAAAGCGCATTTTCGAGGCTAGTTGCCCGGCCTGCTTGCACCGGTAGTCGAATTCCAGGGCGAGTTCGCGGTTGAAGAAGACCACCGCTTCGCCGACGGCCATGCCGTTCTTGGTGCCGCCTAGGGTGAGAACGTCGACGCCGGCGCGCCAGGAGAGATCCGCCGGCGCGGCGTTCAGGGACGCCAGGGCGTTGGCAAAGCGCGCCCCGTCCATGTGCAGGCGCAGGCCCAGGCGTCGCGCCAGGTCACCCACGGCGCACAGTTCGCTCTCGGAATAAACCGTACCTAGTTCCGTGGCCTGGGTGATGGAGAGCACCTTGGGCTTGGGGTAGTGAATGTCGCTGCGGCGGCCCACGGTGTGCGCGACGGCCTCCAGATCCACCTTGCCGCCCGCGCCGGGAACCAGCAGGATTTTGGTGCCGTTGGAGAAGAACTCCGCCGCGCCGCATTCATCCGTCTCGACGTGGGAACTCTCATGGCAGATGACGCTGTGGTAGGAATGGCACAGGGCGGCCAGGGCGAGAGAATTGGCGGCGGTGCCGTTGAAAACGAAAAACACCTGGCAATCGGTTTCGAAAAATTCGCGCACCAGGTCGCAGGCCTGCTCCGTCCAGGGATCATTGCCGTAGGCGTCGGCCCAGCCCTGATTGGCCGCGGCCATGGCCTGCCAAGCCTGCGGGCAGATGCCGGAATAGTTGTCGCTGGCGAATTGATTTTTGCGTGCAACCGGCGCTGGCAATGGATTCATCATGTCGACAACTCCCGAAGCCTGAGCGGCAAAGACAAAAGGCCTACGGGTTTGGATCCGTAAGCCTTTGTTTTTATTGGAGCCACCCATGGGACTCGAACCCACGGCCTGCTGATTACGAATCAGCTGCTCTACCAGCTGAGCTAGGGTGGCGATTTTACCTTATGAGGTCATGTATGTACCGCAAGCACACCGCCTGAGTCAATCGCTTTTCGGACCCCCGGTGCCATGGGATGGGCGCGGCATGGGCGCTGATCGATTTTCTTTGGCGGTCGTGCTAAGGTCTGGCTGTCGGTTCGCGCCTGAGGCTTGGCGTTTCGCGGATTGTTGTCTGTGTGGTGTGGCGAATGGAGATGTGATGCCGACGATTCTGTTTACTACCGTCCTGGCGCTGAGCGTTCTCTATGCTCCCCAGCCGCTGCTGCCGGTGATCATGAGTGAATTCGGCGTGTCGCGCTCCAGCGCGGCCCTGCTGACCACCGTGTGCTTTGTGCCCCTGAGCCTGGCTCCGCTGGTCTACGGCTATGTGCTCGAGTCGGTTTCACCACGCCGCATGCTCAGGGTCAGCGTGTTTTTGCTGGCGCTCTCCCAGGTGCTGTTCTTTTTTGGGCCGACCTTCTCCAGCCTGCTGGCCGTTCGCGCGTTCCAGGGCGCCCTGATCCCCGCGATTCTCACCGCCCTGATGACCTATGTTTCCCTCGCCAGCGGCAAGGGTTCGGTGCAGCGCACCATGGCCGTGTACGTTTCCGCCACCATTCTGGGCGGATTCCTGGGGCGCGCCCTGTCCGGTTGGGTGGCGACGGCTTTTGGCTGGCGTTACAGCTTTCTGGTCCTGGCGGCCAGTCTGTTGCTGGCCTTTTACCTGCTGGGCCGTCTGCGCGAGGCCTCGTCCCTGACCTTGGGCAAGCCCCATCCGCGGATGCTGCTCGACGTGCTGCGGCGTCCCGGCTTCCTGCGCCTTTATCTTGTGGTTTTTGGGTTTTTTCTGGTCTTTGCCGCCATCATGAACTTCATTCCCTTTCGTTTGACCGAAATCAGCGCGCAGGCCAACGAATTTCGCATCGGCCTGATGTACAGCGGCTATCTCATGGGCCTGATCACATCCCTGAGCGCCGTGCGCATCGGTGCCTGGGTCGGCGGCGAGATGCCGGCCCTGCGCCTGGGGCTGGGTGTCTTTGTCCTGGCGCTGGCCGGGATGCTGGCGCCCTCGGTGGGGGGGCTGTTTGCAATGATGTTTTTGTTTTGCGCCGGGATGTTTCTCGCCCACGCAACCGCTTCGGGGTTGCTCAACCGCTGCTCCGGCGCCAACAAGGGTATCGTCAATGGCCTCTATGTATCCTTTTATTACGCCGGCGGCGCCCTGGGATCCTATGCGCCGGCGCCGATTTATCGGGCCTTCGGTTGGGAGGGGATGATCTGGGCACTTATCGGCGTGGCTCTGCTGACCTGGCTGGCGACCTGGAAATCAGGCCCCGCGGATGCGGGGCCCTCGACCACCTGATTTGCGCCCGGCCACGGGCCACTAATTTTTCGCGTCGGGCCATTGCAGTGCGTTGACCGGGCAGGCCGCGATGCATTCGGGGCACTTGAGGCAGTCGCGATCCTGCAAGGCGCCGAGTTTCTTGTCCGCGGCAATGGAGAGGTTCATGGGGCAGGCGCCTTCGCATTTACCGCAGGCGCGACAGGAGGAGGCGATCCGCAGGCGCTGCTTGTGCCCGCCGAGCAGATTCTGCATGGTACCCATGGGGCAGATGGTGCACCAGGCGCGCGGATGCAGGGTGAATGCCAGGCCCAGGCCCACGGCGGTGGTTAGGGCGCACATCGTCCAGAACACAAAGCCCCAGTGGTTGAGGTCGCCGGGATTTTGCGCGATGCGCCAGACCATAAAGCCCATCAGTCCGGCGAGAACCGTCAGGCGAAAGGGCATGCCGCGCATGAACGCTGGAACCTTGGCGCGGGGGGCGAAAGGCGCGACCATGCGGTCGAAAAAGGCCCCGCGCGGACAGAGATTCCCGCACACGTAGCGGCCGCGCAGCACGCCGCCGATCATGCCTGTCGCCATGGCGGCGGCGACGCTAAATCCCAGCAGCGGGTATTTCCACCCCAGTGCGATGGTGATCAGCATGATGGGCAATAGCACCCATTGCAGGGAACGGCGCTGAGCGACCATCTGGTATTTTTGTTCAATGGCGATTGGCGTGGACATCGATGCAAGCTCCTTGAAGGCATGAATTGAACATATGGAAAGCTTTATATATGAAAAAAAAGATATAGTCAAGGGCTTGTTGTGCGAATACTTGTAG
Proteins encoded in this region:
- a CDS encoding sodium:solute symporter family transporter, with the translated sequence MTFEGFKWSPALILFLTLGAFLAAGLFNRIRGGSEYYPVSGGTTGVVGAGASIASNWMSAASLLGIAGIFYLQGYFALAYVIGWTGGYVLLLILLAGQLRRFGKFTAPEFVEERYDSPAARLLSAIIAIIISLIYCVAQYKGIGLIFSWIFGFDYTQSLLLGAVVVMTYIVLAGTLGANRNQKFHYTVLILFFIVPLMFIAAKMDFFWLVPQFGYGTALQELSGHTRGAFTQPFAHAGVLQWCALAFTLMVGTAGLPHVLSRFYTAPNLRDARWSVLWGIFFIGLLYWSAPAYAIFARIWQARRGIVPDAETARQTADIVVIMAGEWVGLPLWLTGIIATAAIAAAFSTVTGLLITGAGAFSYDIYFRLLNPNASQSQCVKVAKGATLVMALVVVLLAVNPPGLIAEITAVAFALAGNTLFPVFVLGIWWDRTNKYGAIAGMLTGIMVTFSAFFLPQLIPALEGILHPTSSAFFGVPLVFGVMIGVSLLTPPPPERIRRFLVEKVHTP
- a CDS encoding DUF4212 domain-containing protein, which produces MSSRESQPQTPPDDYRVNFFRPRPGYMRQKVFYIWVLLTSWAVFTFGFQLMLSWTSRTPEGEGFITDLSLFGFPFHFWYSGHFLIVWFIVLCFLFNTFIDRLTHIYRPRK
- the truD gene encoding tRNA pseudouridine(13) synthase TruD yields the protein MVRGGPVNPFLSAHFPGTGGLIKETPEDFEVEELPLYTPCGNGEHLYLFIEKKGLTTLEALRHLAQAFEVRERDLGYAGLKDARALTRQWISVPGGRREQLAGLNVPGLRVLEADYHRNKLRLGHLAGNRFRIRIRGVADDALEVARDVLHVLTQVGVPNYFGEQRYGVLNNNHRVGQALVAGDFAEAARQILGDPQSIQDRRWRLAAQAFWEGDFATALNALPRRMADERRLVAALRDGAEARQAVLGFPRRKLRLFLSACQSWLFDRLVAMRLGSLDVLWAGDLAYIHGKGACFSVEDPSREQPRADRFEISPSGPLFGTKVRLATAQAGLLEESLLEHARLRLESFRLPAGLTMEGERRPLRVPLGQAEVTPLADALEVSFELPRGSYATSVIREIIKGDAPGTPQDSAPSKQNV
- the trmB gene encoding tRNA (guanosine(46)-N7)-methyltransferase TrmB; amino-acid sequence: MQRMILINSPFFFSEERIKSVSDWAQEFGNDQPLSLEIGCGTGHFIVELARRNPQRNYLAIDIFNRGCDKTCRKLHDEGLSNVRVARAEARQLLSQHLAPGSLSEIFINCPDPWPKKRHRRRRLVNAEFLSLLRYALRPEGALYFASDVQDYARDVAALLDDTTCFERARESAVVEELPDYPRSKYMERFLERGEPIYFVHFRRRPQAAAQVEPPRIQPGFRLHWCAGGP
- a CDS encoding selenium metabolism-associated LysR family transcriptional regulator; translation: MDLKRLEVFCRTVEYKSFTRAAEVLLLSQPTVSEHIRHLEELLGEKLLDRLGREVLPTPAGRILYQYAQRMLRLKDEACQAIEHFRGNLAGHLALGASTIPGAYLLPRRIAAFKREVPSIQISLLISGTGNIERGLLQGDLELAIIGAQAKDARLECRALFYDEIVLAVPPDHPLARQPEVGVADLHAQDFLLRERASGTRAVTTATLREHGFDLDKARVVAELGSGEAIRESVKAGIGVAFISSLAVAEEQRRGTLAIVALKDFSLQRPFYLTHRRNRQLTPVAEMFCRHLEETAAIAK
- a CDS encoding threonine aldolase family protein encodes the protein MMNPLPAPVARKNQFASDNYSGICPQAWQAMAAANQGWADAYGNDPWTEQACDLVREFFETDCQVFFVFNGTAANSLALAALCHSYHSVICHESSHVETDECGAAEFFSNGTKILLVPGAGGKVDLEAVAHTVGRRSDIHYPKPKVLSITQATELGTVYSESELCAVGDLARRLGLRLHMDGARFANALASLNAAPADLSWRAGVDVLTLGGTKNGMAVGEAVVFFNRELALEFDYRCKQAGQLASKMRFLAAPWIGLLQSGAYLDNAAHANRCAALLEREISAIPGISLCHPRQANAVFVSMPPALSEALQARGWHFYTFIGSGHARFMCSWNTEERDVRALANDLRDLAAHLPHRHPAAKN
- a CDS encoding MFS transporter, with translation MPTILFTTVLALSVLYAPQPLLPVIMSEFGVSRSSAALLTTVCFVPLSLAPLVYGYVLESVSPRRMLRVSVFLLALSQVLFFFGPTFSSLLAVRAFQGALIPAILTALMTYVSLASGKGSVQRTMAVYVSATILGGFLGRALSGWVATAFGWRYSFLVLAASLLLAFYLLGRLREASSLTLGKPHPRMLLDVLRRPGFLRLYLVVFGFFLVFAAIMNFIPFRLTEISAQANEFRIGLMYSGYLMGLITSLSAVRIGAWVGGEMPALRLGLGVFVLALAGMLAPSVGGLFAMMFLFCAGMFLAHATASGLLNRCSGANKGIVNGLYVSFYYAGGALGSYAPAPIYRAFGWEGMIWALIGVALLTWLATWKSGPADAGPSTT
- a CDS encoding 4Fe-4S binding protein, producing the protein MSTPIAIEQKYQMVAQRRSLQWVLLPIMLITIALGWKYPLLGFSVAAAMATGMIGGVLRGRYVCGNLCPRGAFFDRMVAPFAPRAKVPAFMRGMPFRLTVLAGLMGFMVWRIAQNPGDLNHWGFVFWTMCALTTAVGLGLAFTLHPRAWCTICPMGTMQNLLGGHKQRLRIASSCRACGKCEGACPMNLSIAADKKLGALQDRDCLKCPECIAACPVNALQWPDAKN